In Rubrobacter aplysinae, the genomic stretch AGCTCGGCAACGACGTCCACACCCTGCGCCGGGGCGCGGACACGCTGCACATCGCCGGGGTGGACGACCTGCTCCAGGGGTATCTCAGGATAGACCGGGTGCTGGAGCGCCTCCCGGATGAGGGCGCGGCTATCCTCCTGTGTCACGTACCGGACTTCGCCGACGTGGCCGGTCCGACGGGACGCTTCGGTCTGCAGCTCTCCGGGCACTCCCACGGCGGCCAGTTCGTGTTGCCGCCCTTCGGCCCCGTCGTGAGGCCCCGCTATAGCCGGCGCTACCCGCTGGGCTACTACGAGGTGGCGGGCATGCCGCTGTACACGAACCGCGGCCTCGGCACCATCCACATCCCGCTGCGTCTCAACTGCCGCCCGGAGGTCTCCATATTTACCCTGCGCTCCCCGCGGGCCCCGGTCTCCGGTTAGACTTATTCTGAACCGATCCCGACTCTGGAGGACATATGAAGGTAGCAGTTGCGGGCGCGGCCGGGAACACGGCGAGCAGGCTCCTGGTCCGGCTGGCCGGGCGCGGCCACCAGGTGCGCGGGCTCGTGCGCAGGGAGGAGCAGCTCTCGCGGGTCGAGGAGCTAGGGGCGGAGCCCTGGATGTTGGATCTCGAGGAGGCCGGACCCGAGGAGACGGCCCGGGCCGTCGAGGGCTGTGACGCGGTCGTGTTCGCCGCCGGAGCCGGGCCCGGCAGCGGACCGGAGCGCAAGCAGACGATGGACTACGGCGGGGCGGTAAAGCTCGTCGAGGCCGCCCGGGCGAGCGGCGTCGGCCGTTACCTTATGCTCTCCACGATGAACGCCGACGCACCGGACGCCCTGGGCGAGCAGATGCAGCCCTACTTCGAGGCGAAAGGGGCGGCGGACGAGCGCCTGCGCGAGAGCGGCCTCGACTACACCATCATCCGGCCCGGCAGGCTGACCGACGACGCCGGGACCGGCCGCATAGACGCCGCCCGCTCACTCGGCCGGGGAGACGAGATCCCGCGCGAGGACGTGGCCGAGACCTTCGCCGCCGCCCTCGAACAGGACGCAACCCGCAAAGAGACGATAGACGTACTGAGCGGCGACACCCCGATAGCTGAGGCCCTGCGCACCTTCGAGTAAACATTCGGGTGGAGCCACTTTAGCGAACGTGTCCCGGCGCGCGACGAATGTGGCCTAACTGAGCCGCTCGTTTACGAGGCGCACGACCTCGCGCGGCGCTTGTAGCTGCGGTATGTGGCCGACGTCTCCGAGCATTATGAGCTCGGAGTCCCGTAGTGCGGCGTGCATCCTCTCGCCGTGGTCCGGGGGGATGAGGCGGTCCCTCTCGCCCCAGATTATGGTGACCGGCGACTGTATGCGCGGGAGGTCGTCCTTTACGTCGGTCGGCTCCGCGCTGCGGAGGTAGGCGCGGCGGTCGGGGTCCGCCGCCCGCCGGACCATACCGTCGAGCACGAAGCCGGGGGTTCTATCGGGCTCGCCGGTGACGAGCCGGGTCAGCTCCCGAGCCTGCTCGCGGTTCCGGGGCTCGAGCTCCGGGGGAGCGTCGTACAGGAGGCCCGCGCTGTCCAGCAAGAAAAGCCGCTCGGCGCGTTCTGGGTTGCGGGCGGCGTGCCGGATGACGACGGCGCCGCCGAGCGAGTTCCCGGTGAGCGCCGCCCGTTCCACGCCGAGCCTGTCCAGAAAGCCTCCCAGGTAACGCTCCAGCGCCGAAAAGCTCATCCCCTCCGGCGGGGCCGGGGTGTCCCCGAATCCCGGGAGATCCAGCGCCAGCACCCGGTAGTTCCGGGAGAGCCTCGGCATCACGAAGCTCCAGTCCGCCGCGCTGCCGCCGAGCCCGTGTACCAGCACCAGGGTCTTACGCCCTGGCCCGTCCCGGCCGGCTTCGAGGCAGCGCACCGGCAGCCCGTCCACCTCCACGGTACGCTCCGAAACCCCTCGTAGCCGGAGCCCGAGCCGCAGCGCCGAACGTACCGTCTCGAAGGGCCTGCGGTAGATCGCCAAGCCGCCCGCCACAACCAGTGCCGCCCCGGCGAGCGCGACCCACGAGCCTCTTTGGCCTTTGTAGCCTCTGGGAATCGTCCTCTCTAGCATTACCCTATCGTACCCGGACCTCCGCCACACTAAATCCGGAAAGCTACGGAAAGTCATGGAAAGACACGGAGTCCCAGGAGAGGGCGTAAAGAGCCGGGGCGAATCCGGCTCTACCCCGTCCGTACCGAGTTTCGGGGAGCGGCGTGCGCGGCATACGGTCTGCCTCGGGCGTCCGGGAGCCGGATTTGCCGCCGGAGGCTAACGCCGGAGGGGCCGGACCCAGACCGGAAAAAAGGTGCATGCAAAGGCGAGGAGCAGCATGCCGCCGAGCGTCCACCGGTCGCGCCTGTACGAGAAGAGGCTCCAGGAGAGCACTATCCACACGAGCATGTTCGCCGAGGCCACCGCGTAGACCCAGCTCGCGAACTTGTGCTGGTCGCCGAAGAAGCTCATGTCCGGTAGCTCGGGGTAGTGGGTTCCTTCGTCCAGCCGCGAACGTAGCAGGATCACCGGCAGTACGTTCGCGGAGATCACACCCCCGGACCACGCCGGGAGCGTCAGGGCCCCTCCGCGGCGGCCCCGGAGCCCGTACGTCAGCAGGATGGTAAGGAGCACGTTGGCGGTGGCCCCGGCGTGTACGGAGACGGGAAAACGGCCCATGTCCCGCAGGTCGTCCATCTGATCCAGGCGCTTGTGAGGATTCCCGCCCACGGCTCCAGTGTACGACGCCGGAGACTCGGCGGCTACCGTCCGGACTGCGCCGTTCCGACCTCCGCCGCGGAAGAATGATCTGTGTAGTCAAGCTCATCACAGAGCGTACCGGGGAGGATGGCAAACTCTGTGGCAGGAAAGCGAAAAGCAAACGGACCGTAAGGAGCCTGGAGATGGCGTACAGCGTAATAGTGTGGCTCGTGGAGCCGGGCGAGCAGCCCTACGAGGCGGAGGAGCGGGAGCTCTCCGCGGACAGGCAGGAAGCGCCGGGGGCCAGGAGCGGGTCGAACGTCGCCCCGGCCCTGCCGCGCATGACCTACGGAGTGTACGACTCCCAGAGCGAGGCGGACTCTGCACTACAGCAGATCGGGGACCTCCTGCGGGAGAACCGCCCGCTCAAGATAGACTCCAAGGCCCACCGGGTGTTCCTCGTGCCCGCCCACAGGGTCCACTACGTGGTCTGTGAAGAGGTGGAGCGCCCGATGGACGGCTAGATTCCGGGACTAGCCTTCTCGGGGGCCGCCACGTGCCCGGAGCGCCTGCTCGACCGTGCGCTCGACGATCTCCGCGGCCGGCAGCTCCCGGCTCATCCCCGAGGCCTGCCCGGCCCACAGCGACATGAGATCCGGATCGCCCCGGCTTGCCGCCGCCGCCCGGAGGTCGCGGGTGTAGGCGTTCTGCACCGGGTAGTCTGGCAGGCCGGCCTCGTGCGGGGCCATCTCCCGGGTGAAGCGGTTCCGCAAGCCGCGGGCCGGCTTGCCCGAAAAGGCGCGGGTAACGGTGGTGTCCTCGTCGGTGGCGGCGAGCAGCGCCCGCTTGTACGCCGGATGCGCCCCGCTCTCCGCAGAGGTCAAAAACGCGGTGCCCATCTGGGCTCCATCGGCGCCGAGCGCGAGGGCCGCCGCCAGCCCGCGGCCGTCCATGACGCCGCCGGCCGCGATCACCGGCGTCTCCATGGAGTCCGCGACCTGGGGCACGAGCGCGAACGTCCCGACCATCGCCTCCAGCGCGTCCCCGGTAAACGTGCCCCGGTGGCCTCCGGCCTCGTAGCCCTGGGCGCAGACCGAGTCCACCCCGCGCCGCTCCAGCTCCGCCGCCTCCCGGACGGTGGTGGCCGTGCCGCAGGTAACGACGCCCGCCTCCCGCAGGGCGGCTAGCCGTTCGTCCGACGGTACCCCAAAGGTAAAGCTAAAGACCGGGACCCGCTCCTCGATCACGACCGCCAGCTGCTCCTCGAAATCCGGGGCGTAGGAGGAGACCTCCGGTTCGTCTATGCTGAGCTCCCCGCGGTATGGTGCGAGCAGCGCGTCGGCCGCCTCCCGGGAAACGGGCTCCTCGAAAGCCTCCGGAACGAAGAGGTTTACCGCGAACGGCGCTCGCGTAAGGATCCGTACCTCCTGTACGGCCTCCCGGATCGCCCGCGGCTGCAGATACCCCGCGCCGAGCGTGCCGAGACCCCCGGCCTCCGAGACCGCCGCCACGAGCCGAGGCGTCGTCGCGCCGCCCGCCATACCGGCCTGCACCAGCGGGTGCCGGATGCCGAAAAGCCGCGTTAGCCTGTTCTCCAGCGACATGGACCTCCCGTCCTTGGCGGCCTCTCGCCGCCCTCTCGCTCTGCCCGTCAAAGGTTAGGCGAGCGGGTAGGAGGGTGCAAGCGCAACGCCACAGGAGCTGGAGACAGGGGCGAACAGCGGGCGGACCCGTACATACTGAGGCCCGTTCCGGTACCCGTGGAGCGATGATCCGGGCGTCTACGCTAGAGATGTATTAGCCTTTGTGCTCCAGTGACCACGGACTCCGTGCCGAGCGGACCCCGGAGACGCGGCTCTCCAGGAAGCCGTCTTTCTTAGTGGGACCGAAGATCTCACCTCCACTCGGGCGGAGCGGGTGCAGCAGAACTTGTCCTCGGTGATCCGGCTTTCGAGTCCCGTACCCGCGGTACCGGCTCATTTAGCAGGCCACGGGAGGCCGCGAGATACCATTCAGCTCCCCGTCGGATGCGGCCCGCCCCGGGTAGCTCACGGCTGTCACGTACTCCAGCCTTGCTCCACCTTCTCCGGTTAAAAGAGCTACGAGGTAGCGGCCCCTAGGCCCCTAGAACGGATACCCCATCATCCCCAGTGCCCCGAGCGCGTACCACGCTCCGAAGGCCATGCCCGCCACCCCGAGCACCGGCGCGACCTTCTCGAAGCGCCGGGCGACCGGACCGCCGGATATGGCGAGCCCGAAGGCCGTCGAGAGCAGGGCCATGGAGACCGCCGTGCCCACAGCGAAGATGAGCAGCGCCACCGACGCCGCGCCCTTGTCCGGGATGGTCGAGAGCAGCAGCAGGGTGAGCCCGCCGCTGCCGCCGACGCCGTGGACGAGCCCGACGCCGTAGGACGAGAGCGGGGTACGGTGGGGGACGGCGTGACCGTGCTCGTGCGCCGGGGCCTCGGCGTGGGAGTGCAGGTGGCGGTGCGAGGCGTCGTCGTGGCGGTGGGTGTGGGCGTGATAGGCCCCGCGCCGCCAACGCAGGAGGAGCCGGACGGCGAGCAGGACGATGATCGCGCCTATCGTCACCTCGGCGAACATTACTATCGGCTCGGGCAGAAACTTGCCGACGAGCACGAGCGGGAGCCCGATCAAGATCAGGGTGGTCCCGTGCCCGAGACCCCACAAGAGACCCATCGTCCCCGCCCGGCCTATACCTTCTCTGCCCTTCTCGGGCTCGCCTTCTACGCCACCCGCGATCAGGGTCGTAACCGCCGCGAGGTGGTCGGGATCGCTGGCGTGCTTGAGGCCGAGCGCCAGGCTCACCACCAGCACCAGAGCCAGGCTCCCCTGACTCTGCATCAAACCTTCGAGCCACTCACCTATACCCAAGTCTAGCCGCCCCCTCCAGCGTTCCCGTGATCCTTCTGGTTATTCCCTTCGTGATCCAGCGCGGCCCGCACCAGCTCCCGATCGTGCTCCCAGGCGAAGTCCAGCCCTTCCAGCTTTTCCGGAGAGATCCACTCGATACCCGCCGCGTCGTCCGCCGCCGCCGGCTCGCCTCCCGCTATTCGCGCCGTAAATCCTAACGCAAGCACGTAGTCGCCGTCCTCGCCGTAGCGGTGGACCGCCATCTGCACGGGGCCTTTCACCCCCTCTATCTCGACCCCGAGCTCCTCGCGGGCCTCCCGGCGCAGCCCGTCCACTGGATGCTCTCCCGCCTCCAGGAAGCCGCCCGGCACGTCGTAGCTGCCCTTCTCCGGCTCGATGCCGCGCACCGTCACGAGCGCCCGCCCGTCCCTTATCAGCACGCAGCCGACCGTGAGCGAGGAGCTCCGGTACCAGGAGTGGTCGTGTACCGGACAGTACGCGCCGCCCGAACCCTCGGAACGGCTCAGCTCAGTGCCGCACAGCGGGCAGTAGCTGAACCGTTGTAGCGCGGTGTTGTTAGAGTCGCTCATACAGGGCTTTTTACCAGTTCTTCGGCCACCCCGGCGAGCTGTTCGGCGCTGCGGACGACCTCCACCCGGTCGCACAGCGGCTCGTACAGCGGCATGTCCGACGCCCCGAGCGACCAGAACCACTTCTGCTCGGGTGTTATCCA encodes the following:
- a CDS encoding HoxN/HupN/NixA family nickel/cobalt transporter, which codes for MGIGEWLEGLMQSQGSLALVLVVSLALGLKHASDPDHLAAVTTLIAGGVEGEPEKGREGIGRAGTMGLLWGLGHGTTLILIGLPLVLVGKFLPEPIVMFAEVTIGAIIVLLAVRLLLRWRRGAYHAHTHRHDDASHRHLHSHAEAPAHEHGHAVPHRTPLSSYGVGLVHGVGGSGGLTLLLLSTIPDKGAASVALLIFAVGTAVSMALLSTAFGLAISGGPVARRFEKVAPVLGVAGMAFGAWYALGALGMMGYPF
- a CDS encoding SDR family oxidoreductase, with the translated sequence MKVAVAGAAGNTASRLLVRLAGRGHQVRGLVRREEQLSRVEELGAEPWMLDLEEAGPEETARAVEGCDAVVFAAGAGPGSGPERKQTMDYGGAVKLVEAARASGVGRYLMLSTMNADAPDALGEQMQPYFEAKGAADERLRESGLDYTIIRPGRLTDDAGTGRIDAARSLGRGDEIPREDVAETFAAALEQDATRKETIDVLSGDTPIAEALRTFE
- a CDS encoding alpha/beta fold hydrolase encodes the protein MLERTIPRGYKGQRGSWVALAGAALVVAGGLAIYRRPFETVRSALRLGLRLRGVSERTVEVDGLPVRCLEAGRDGPGRKTLVLVHGLGGSAADWSFVMPRLSRNYRVLALDLPGFGDTPAPPEGMSFSALERYLGGFLDRLGVERAALTGNSLGGAVVIRHAARNPERAERLFLLDSAGLLYDAPPELEPRNREQARELTRLVTGEPDRTPGFVLDGMVRRAADPDRRAYLRSAEPTDVKDDLPRIQSPVTIIWGERDRLIPPDHGERMHAALRDSELIMLGDVGHIPQLQAPREVVRLVNERLS
- a CDS encoding NAD(P)H-dependent flavin oxidoreductase, which produces MSLENRLTRLFGIRHPLVQAGMAGGATTPRLVAAVSEAGGLGTLGAGYLQPRAIREAVQEVRILTRAPFAVNLFVPEAFEEPVSREAADALLAPYRGELSIDEPEVSSYAPDFEEQLAVVIEERVPVFSFTFGVPSDERLAALREAGVVTCGTATTVREAAELERRGVDSVCAQGYEAGGHRGTFTGDALEAMVGTFALVPQVADSMETPVIAAGGVMDGRGLAAALALGADGAQMGTAFLTSAESGAHPAYKRALLAATDEDTTVTRAFSGKPARGLRNRFTREMAPHEAGLPDYPVQNAYTRDLRAAAASRGDPDLMSLWAGQASGMSRELPAAEIVERTVEQALRARGGPREG
- a CDS encoding NUDIX hydrolase; its protein translation is MSDSNNTALQRFSYCPLCGTELSRSEGSGGAYCPVHDHSWYRSSSLTVGCVLIRDGRALVTVRGIEPEKGSYDVPGGFLEAGEHPVDGLRREAREELGVEIEGVKGPVQMAVHRYGEDGDYVLALGFTARIAGGEPAAADDAAGIEWISPEKLEGLDFAWEHDRELVRAALDHEGNNQKDHGNAGGGG